ATTGTGATTGCGGGGGGTTCTTTTGCCATCACCTGGGGACTCGTATATATGCTTGGACTAATCCACCCTGTCATTGAAGCGGAAGCTGAAGTGGTGCTCATTGCAACGACCATTGCTTCAAAAGGGCTGAAGGATGCAGGCATGGAAGTGTATCGTCATCTGAAGCAGCAGGATTGGCCGGCGGCCAGACGTTCACTGGGCATGATTGTTGGACGTGATACGGCGCATCTGGATGAACCCGAGGTTGTGCGGGGAACGGTAGAGACGGTTGCCGAAAATATCGTGGATGCCATTGTCTCGCCGTTATTCTATGCGCTCATTGGAGGAGCTCCACTAGCCATGGCTTATCGCGCCGTCAACACGTTGGATTCCATGGTCGGATATAAAAATGACAAGTATCTGCATCTTGGCTGGGCCTCGGCCCGTCTGGATGATGTGGCGAACTGGATACCTGCCCGGCTGACCGCGATTCTGTTAATCGTGGGTGCCTGGGTCATGAAGCTGGACGCCAAAGGAGCAGCACGCATGGTTGCACGGGATGCAAGACTACATCCAAGTCCGAATAGCGGTTTTCCCGAATCAGCGGTGGCTGGAGCACTGGGCATCCGGCTTGGCGGACATAACGTGTATCACGGCGTTGCTTCATTTCGTGCCTACATGGGCGAGGCCACACGGCCAATGGGAGCCGAGGATATTGTGCAAACATCACGCCTGATGTTCTGGTCGGCAGGGGCTTTTGTGGTACTATGCGTGTTCATAACGCTGGGTGTGTGGCTGGCAGGAGGGACGCTGTTATGGTCATAAATGCAGGGAATGCAGGTAATGAAGTTCATACGAATCAACCTGGCCCACTGAAACGAAACATTCTGTGGGTCCGTCATGGGACAACGCTGTGGAATGTGGAAAAAAGATACCTGGGG
This Paenibacillus xylanexedens DNA region includes the following protein-coding sequences:
- the cbiB gene encoding adenosylcobinamide-phosphate synthase CbiB; amino-acid sequence: MAGAWIIILAYLLDRCIGDPRWIPHPVIGMGKGISALERVIRSRVRTDSGLKRAGLLFPIVIAGGSFAITWGLVYMLGLIHPVIEAEAEVVLIATTIASKGLKDAGMEVYRHLKQQDWPAARRSLGMIVGRDTAHLDEPEVVRGTVETVAENIVDAIVSPLFYALIGGAPLAMAYRAVNTLDSMVGYKNDKYLHLGWASARLDDVANWIPARLTAILLIVGAWVMKLDAKGAARMVARDARLHPSPNSGFPESAVAGALGIRLGGHNVYHGVASFRAYMGEATRPMGAEDIVQTSRLMFWSAGAFVVLCVFITLGVWLAGGTLLWS